In Ciconia boyciana chromosome 5, ASM3463844v1, whole genome shotgun sequence, the DNA window TAATGATGTAGTTGCAAAAAACTATGAAGGGAGCCtgacaagacagaaaatgatgAAGGCATGACCGTTATATGTCATTCAGAAAACAGCCACAGGTTGGAGAGAAGCTGAAGAGGGCTCCAAAACAGATTTACAAAATGACCAGGATAGACAAAAATTATGCTGCTTTGTAATGCAGAAGAAATTCCCATTACAGTCACATGAACAAAACCCACTTTCTAGTCATGACATGTAATACTGaaaatttcaggaaagaaatcatCATTGGCTCCCTTTGACAGGCTGCAGTAATTACACTTATGTGATAAATGCGGAGAggggatttaaagaaaaaacctacGAGTTGTTCAAGAggttctgtcttttcttccatGTAACACAACTAGGGAACCTGAGTGGTTATGTCTGAACTCAGCTGAACTCAGCTCATGGAAATTTTAGAATCATCCTTATTGCTGAATGAGCCCATACAAACAGCCATCCACCCACACAGTTACTGTTCCCTATTAAATTTAGCATGCGTTTCTATTCAGCTGAACAAAGGGCTAGTTTGAATTCAATTAAACTTAATATTGCTTTCTACAAGAATTGCTTACTAATCAACAgtaaaaagacctttttttaaaagaactacaCATGAAAAGAATTCTATAAACAAAACTGCTAGCTTtgagagatggaaaatgaaatgatgGAATAATGAAATAATCACTGCAGATGATGCAGCCACTGCATTCACACTTACCTTGATACCAAAGGTGAAGACTGtcatgattattttaaatatgagtGCTAAACACAACTGCCATATAGCTGAATAGACTCCAGTGCCTGCTGGACGGTCAGGAATATCATCTACTATTTTGCTTGCATTCATATCATTTCTGTAGTCACAGAGGGAGGAGGATTCTAATGGCCCACAGTCTGTGAAGAGCTCTTTAATAAGCTCACTGGTGTTTAGCCTTGTATATGGATTAGGAAATGCAATGACAGCTGTTATTGCTGCAACAATAATAACCTCCAGGACAGGATACTTCCCAAATTTCGTAGATTTGCGTCGACGACACCATGCGATGTTTGCTCGGATGAAAAACGCTCCCCAGAGCCCACCAAATACTCccagaagaataaaaggaagCAGTTCAAAAAGGTACCAAGGAGTGTGATATTCCACATAAAAAAGAACTAGGCGGCTATTACCAAAAGGATTGATGGACCTTAAAACGAATGCAGCTActaaagcagcaaaaaatgaTCTCCATAAAGTTTTCAGTGGGAAATAGTAACTGACCTGCAAAAGCAATACATGAGAATTATTAGTgattcaattaaaaatactggaaagaCTATTTTATGCACGTGCTCCAATACTGCTGCTCACATGGTATATGCTAAAAAAAGTACTCTTACATTATCAGTATTATTCCTATCACTTGGAGCACTGGCACTCTAGCACATACcacatttttataaagctcTACAACAATTTCTACTTATATCAGTTTTAAAGACAATACTAAAGCAGTATTGAAACCACTGCTGTTTTAAGACTGTTAGGAAATAATGCATagtaatttatgtttaaaagcCTCTCTGTTTATAAGCATCTCTTTCTAGCATTCTTAACAACCAGACTGTGTACTAGCTGCTCTCTCAAATTTCCTGCTAATACTGTTTCGTCTCCATTCAACCTACAATGAAAGGTTTCTGGCAGAtgtgttatttttatgaagtatgattaaaacattaaaaaaaaaatccttaaaacagAGCATGCAATTTCATACTTAAGCCCCACATAGCCTGATTTGAATTTCAACAGAGTTTTCTTCTGAGCttttttggaatttttttggCATTCCTCAAAATCCCCTAACAATATAGCAAAAttatacatgaaaaaatattttgcttcctttattCAATTCAGagttttttaggtttttagggtttttaaaaatgctcatGATCTAAATAACATTCTTATGTACTTTGAAAACAACTAATGAAAACTAATATGAAACATTTCTTGGAGAAGAGAGTTTGGTTGCCTTGGGGGTCAGTTTTATagcatatttgcctttttaataattaatgtaTTCAATTGTGTTTAGTCTCTGAAACGTTAAGAAAAGTAATGtttaaaaacttgtttcatAAAACTGTCAGAGGTTTCTAAAGcctctttcaaaatgaaaaaaagagcctgatttttctttttttagaataCATTCCTAGAGTGAAAAACTGCTGTATCTCTATCTGTATGTAAACTGTAATTATTAACTGACTCAGCCCTTCTCCAGAAGACTGTAACTGAGAATAAAGCAAAGCTGACGTTcatccaaagaaaataaaaaatatctttaggaGTTTGCCGGTAATGGGACTCTTGACTTGAAATGCGAgtccaaaaataatttccttcttaGAAAAGAGCACACATCTTAAAGGAGTCTGAGATTATTCATgataaaagagattttttttactatctATCCTTCAGTGCCATCTCTTGACATACCTCCTCCAGACTGAAAAGGACTCCACCAATTGGGGCACCAAAGGCTACAGATACTCCTGCTGCTGACGCAGCTGACAACACCTGGAAAAGAACAATGGTGAAGGTTTTTTTTGCAGCCTGTGATATGCTTTAAACATGAAGAACAGAATCTCATTACAGATATCAGTTTCTTCTATGTTTATATCAAGGACACACAGACTTGCTAACAGAAAAGCATCAAGTAAGTATATCAGAATGCTCATAAGATGTGGCCAGTGGCCACAGCAGCCAGCGACCAGGTACTAGCCATGACAAAGCCAAGGACGCTGCTCAAAGCCTCCCCAGCGAAGCACCCAAAGGAGTCTATGCTTCAGTATGAAACTGCTGATATCTCATTTTCAAGAAATTGCAGTAAGCTTTCTCTGTACTAGACGTGTGTGGCAGAGAAGTCCACCAATCATAAATATTATTCAAGGGACAACAATCGATGACAGACTACATAGCTTTTATATCAGTCCTGGAGATCTGCGCTCAGTAGTCTTCAAGCAAAAACTTGCAAAAAGATCTGAGGTTGACTGAGATTAAGGGAGAGACTAAGAGgaactgaagcagcagctggtccTACAGCATCATGGATGAATTATGTTCAATATATGAGGATGGTTAAAGTGTGTGCTAATTATAACAACATTGGACAAATTCCTTGCAAGAACACTGACCCCCACATAGTAGCCCTTACACACTGGTGGAAGAATACACATAGAAACTCAAAGAATCATTACATTATTCTGAGATAAGCAGCTAAACCACAGGTAAGTTAAATGATTGAAGAATACATAGCTTTGAAATAGGAAGTGAACCCAAATTTCCCATGTTCTGCAGTCTCCTCCTAGAAGTTGAGCCTGAGAACTGAGGCAAAGCTGGGATGAcacccttttttattttacaatacaAACATTTTATCGAATTAGTAAGAATGTTAAATCTTGCTACTTTCTATGACTATACTTGCTTTCATTAGCATGGTGCTCTCTATTGGGTTTACGtgacaaggttttggtagcaggggggctgcagggttaGCTTCTGTGAAAAGACATCAGAGGCTATGCCCACGTCCAATAGAgtcagttccagctggctccaaaatGGACCCGCTGCTGCCCAAAGTTGAGCCCGTCAGTgatgctggtggtgcctctgtgataagatacttaagaaagggtaaaaatcactgcacagcagctgagagagacaggagtgagaaaaatgtgagacaaacagccctgcagacaccaaggtcagtgaagaaggagggggaggaggtgctccaggtgccggcGCAGAGattgccctgcagcctgtggagaagactatggtgaggcaggctgtccccttgcagcccatggaggaccatgGCAGAGCAGAtctccaccctgcagcctgtggaggaccccaggccagagcaggtggatgtgccctgaaggaagctgcagcctgtggagagacCATGCCAAAggaggctcctggcaggagccaTGGCCTTTGGAGAGGAGCCTacgcaggagcaggttttctggcaggaattGTGGCCTGTAGGGGATCCAggctggagcagtccattcctgaaggactgcaccccgtggaaaggacccatgctgaaAGAGTTCATGAaagactgtctcccatgggtaggaccccacgctggagcaggtgaagagcatgaggaggaaggagtggcagagacaaagcaTTACAAACTGACCACAGCCCCCATTCGCCATCCCCTTGTGCCACTCTGGGATAGAAGAGTCAGGactgaagttgagcctgggaagaagggagagttGGGGCAAGGTGTTTTTAggtttgtgtttatttctcactatcctactctgttatCAATTGGCAATAAAGTAATCTTCCTCAAGTctagtctgttttgcctgtgatggtaattggtgagtgatctccctgtccttatcttgacctaTGAGCTTTTCATCTTACCTTCTCCTGCTGTCTTGCAAGGAGGCGGGGTGagagagcggcttggtgggcaccaAGGCTAACCCACCACATTCTCACTAAGAACAACAAACTGAAATAGGCAGAAACACTGTTGTCACCAACCCTTTTCCAGGAATACTTTGTTCACAGGTTCAAAAGTCCTCTGCTGTCCTCACAACTGAAGATACTCATAAATTACCAAAATGTAGAGCTAAGAACAGAAAGAATTTAAGTACCATCAAATGGTCTCTGCGGTGGAAGAAACACAAACTTACTCTGACATGGAAACAATTTACCTTGGAGAATGCTAGGGATAATACATTGCTCTTAACACAATAAATAACATTGATAATCCAAGCCTAAACACTGTCCAAGAGAACAAATATCATCTTTTAAACGAATCGGTGTAAATGCATGGATATTCAACACATTCTAGAAACGCTTTTGCAAGAACTTACCTCTCTTTTTTTAGCTTCATTTGTGCTGTACTTTGGAAAGaggtaggaaaaaatattcccacagcagcaggcaaCATGTACCAAGGGACCCTCTTTTCCTAAACTCAAACCTGATGCGACAGCCAAGACTAAAGTAATTGTTTTTATCATCAAAGTCCACTTCCCCAAGTAACCTCTGATGATGAAGCCACTCAAAATAGTTTTtatctggaagaaagaaaaaataatatatgttATTGTACTctcctttcttcagaaaatacttttatcatTTTAGCTGCATAACTTCAGAAATAGCCTTTTCAAATGACTAACTTTATCACACTTTAAAACATGTATTGTTCAGATTGCTACACTGAGTCCATCTGATTACCAAAGGCTTTCCATGTGCAACTTACTCTTAAACACTGGACAATAACATACAACAACATCATCAATTACATTTAGTAGAAAATAATCTGCAGTAGCTTCTAAGACTGCATTAATTGGTTTATGATGTAAATTATCAAatgaaagtcagaaaactcccaagggaaaaataaacctgCAAAAACTATACTCAAGGTCATCTATTGTAGCAATATGACATTTGCACAATTTTACCcctctctgttttctccttatGTTTTACCATCTCTACATAAAAATTTAACAGTAGATTCCTTGacataaagatgaaaaagatcAGCCATTTTCCACTAGAAAAGATATGCCACTTGCCTAAGCTATTACTTTGCCTATCAGTGTCATATTATTAGCCTGGAAAATATGCCCATATATAGGAAATAATATAGTTATCATAGGAAAGGACAACACATCTATAAATAGGATATACACAAAACACTGGGCAGCTGTGTCTAGAAAGTAAAGGTTAGCTAAATTTGGAAACCAATTTAGGATGAAATCTCTTCTGGAATAATGGCACAGAACTACTCCAGGCTTATTCAGAGGCAGGATTTGTCCTTCAACTTCTACAGTAcacataaagaaatatttacagaatgACTGGAGAAGTGAGACTGACCAGACTTTGACTTTGGGTTTTTCCTTCCGATTCTGTGTATAGCAGCAGACAGCAATTGTAAAAAGAATGAGTTTTTGAGGATATTACACATTTTACTTTGTGATTGTCTGATGGTTTGTGCTAGTTAAGGCAATTAAAGCCAGTGCAACAAAAGATCAATTGCTGTATCAAAGGATCCATATTCTGTCAATGAACCACTGCTCTCTTATCACTGTAGGGAGGGTGAGGACTCGGGGGGAGCTTTGGAAATCACCCTTCAGAAGTCTGCTCTCTTAAGCTAAATGCTTCCTTAAAAAGTAGTCCAGCCAGAAGCACGCAGCAAAATCTACAAACTCAGGAGATTCTCTGAAATTTGGGGTATTTTTCTCAGCAACAATTAgcacaattacatttttcaatttGAATACTTGTATTAATGTATTTCATCAAAGTCACAGGGTGCTCCCTCTTGCCTTCCCCTGACCCTGTAAGGTAGCAGGAATTTTCACATTAATATGAAACATCTATAATGTACATATTAGTTAGACCTCACCTCAGGTATCCCTGAGCCACAGGCATAGGGAGCAAATACCTTCACCAGAGAAACAGCTAAGAAGGCAAAGCTCAAAGCCCAGAAAATGTACATTATGTAGTTCATTATGTATGAACCTGGACcctaaaagcaaaaacaaaaacaacaaaaaagtcagAATATAAATTTGATGTAGGAGCAAAATCACTACTTAAAATAACCCAGAAGTACTCTTGCTGCAATTACACTTATGCACACATTTTGAGGGACAGTAATTATTAAGAAGCCAAGAAAGAGAgagttttgtttgaaaagcatAAAGTCATGATGCCTGCACATCAGCAAAGACTGGGTTATACCAGGCAGAAAGTGTTCTAGCActtcatcttaaaaagaaaaaataaacatagcacaggtatttttttaatacctatTAGCTGGCAAAATCTACTGAATACTGAGTAAatcttctttatttaaaaaattttttggtagaaaaaataaaaccaatctATTCTTAGTTATCGGAGAACACCACAAatctaagttttatttttttatgtatagCTACAATCAAGAACAGAAAGTCTCGTGTTATTAACAGTTGTATACTCTCATAACTTCCTTACAGCTACAACACTCCAAGCCCCCTTGCAGTGCattaaatgcacatttattACACTATACCCTATTAATCAattcaaatgctgaaaaatggaGCAGACAGTACAACCCAAATCCATGTTTAGTACCCAACCTTAAgaccattattttctttccatgttcaGTCGAGCTGTTGAGCAACACCAACCATCAAAGAATGAGTATATACTTACTTCTGCTTGCCCAATTATTAGTTCTGCCCATGTTTTCCACAGCGGACATTTATCTCTCTCTTCAAATGTGGCCTCATTTGAACCCCAACAACACTGTTCATGGTTAAACCACAAAGCACTAAGGCAAATGCCTTCCTTTAAGTCAGTCATCCAGTCAGCAGCAATGTCAATTAATCCTGCCAATGCCCCTGTTGTAGAAACAGTTTTGTATTAATGTTCTTGTAAATAGGAATAACACATACAgctaaaatgaagaaatgtccTGGTATTAACTGATGTGAattgaaattacagaaaaccTAAAGAAACAGGCATTTAAATTATTGCTGATTTCCAGGAATATATCCTATTTGCAATATGGTAAAATTAGTATTTGCTAAAGAATCTAGTACCTTGTATATTTCCCGAGCTAAAcgcatcttttttttcttttttttttcccccctatgcCACAGTTCTCCAACAGTCCACTGAAACTAAGGAGTTAAGAATCAAAAGAGGACTGATACgtttttgtgattaaaaactCAAAAGACCTTCTGACAAAACGACCTTGCCATGCCTCAGAGAACTCATTAACTATTCTACTATGTTTTGTACATAGTAAAACAGCatatttggagaaaataattcttacCTTGCCAACAACAGTTTTAGaacaacataaataaaacaccaaATAAACCCTGATGCCATTCATGAGATCCATATACAAAATGACTTAATTCTGTAACACAGTGAGCATGTAAAATTTCTACTGCAGGTAACAAACAGTATAGATAACTAAGCAGTTCACAAACTCAAAGCTTAAGATTTAGATTTAGTTTAAAGGATTCTGTGTTGTAACTACATGCAGAAAACTTGCTGCAAAGTCCTCAAAAAATAGGCATTACTTAGGAATGGCAtcaaaggatttaaaaaatttaaaaccctctttattttacaaaagctAAATAGTTTTTCATGGTAGCAGTACACTGAAAAACTATTtctaaagtaaatatttttatggacaTGTACAACTGTTAAATAGTTataatttactatttttaacGTATTAATCACTACTAGAAATAGCTGTCTAGAGACAGCCACAATTTACTTGTGTAAGTTGGTAGCAGAGAATTACCTCCAATTTCCTAATTTATATTTACTAATCTTGACAGACCTTCAGTTTGAGATCCTGGGCCAACCAAAGTCAAAGTCAAAGGCAGTATTTCAGTAGAATGTAATTTCAaccaaattaattaaaatacataaacataaGATCTCCCCATGACTGAAATCAATGTTGTACCATTCAAGATTCACTAGACATATACAGAAAGCAATGGAAACAGAAACCTAGAAATGTTCACGGCCAGAATTTGCTCGCTTTGTTGCTCAGAAACATAGGAAAGCAATTTTAATATACATAGCAGCTTGGGGGGTGTAAACACAACACTGCATGTTCCCACCCAAAGTATCACAAGCAATTTCCAGTAATTATACACTCCCAGTTTGTACATTCAGAGGTATATAAACATGCTACAAACTTTgcatatatattaatttatatatgaTTTGTGAAAGTGATTATGTATATATCTAAGTAGCAATTATACAGTTACCATGCCTTTCTAACAGGCACAGCCATACTTCGCAACCAATCCAATTTTCCTAGCATTTAATCTAAGATctgtttgaaatacttttttggaAAAACTGGGCACAAAGTTTGTGACTTCTCACTCCTGCACAGTTTGGTCACTCCAAACTATGCTGATagaaagcagcactgcatgACAGTGGGGCCACAAACTATCAGATTATTTTAGCTGTAAAACTCATcctaaaatacattaaaaagaaaaggtagagTTGAAGTAGACGCCAACAAATTCTACCTGTTAAAgctaatattttctgtgtaacaACCCCTAGAAAGGTGTGACATAAACATATAGCTAGACTTTGCTCGTGTATCAACAAATGCTTTACAAGGAAGTGTGTTTACCAAAACTACACGTATACCAGAGCTACTTTTTGGTCCATATGGAATAAGCTAATGGGTTCGGGGGGGGAAATCATAGCAGAAAAAACATCAAGCACAATCAATTAATACACTTTCATAAGAAATcctacaggaaaaaagcaaaatttaacagaaagggaaaacatcAATCTCAACCACAGGATTAAAGAAAATTGGTAGTTTAGTAGGTAGAAGTTCAATAACTCTGAGAAACTCTCACTAAAGTCAGtgaggattttgttttccatttgattAGTAAACCCTCCCCTCAAAACGCTAAAGCCTGTAAATCAAGATAGTCaaccttttccttccctcatgGAATTATGGTAGTAGTCTGAACCAGCTCTTACCCAGGTTGGTGGGTAACACACAAATGAAAAGCACAGTAACTATACTTGCTCAcaaatgtaagaaagaaatcctctgttttttaatttacctgATGCCAAACCAGTTAGTGTGACTACTAACCATCCTGACCATGCATCGTACAAACTTTTTGTCATCTCCCATGCTGattctttcttcttgctgttaATCTGCAAAGAGAAATCATTATGTATACTTGTATGTGTTTCTGTAATAcgaataggagaaaaaaagtaagtatgACATACAAACTGCATGATGCAAGCTGCAGGCAAATATACCCTCTCTAAACTACAAGCATTCTCCTTGTATTTAGTGCTTTACATAGACAAATCAGCTTGGCTATTCAGACATCAAACAACTGACAGAGGAAATTTGCTTAATTTAAAGAACTAAAACCCAGGAAATGCATTATTAGGATAAATGAATACTTTCTATGATACACATCTAAAACATGTAATTGTAAAATTCTCTcctaaatcttattttttttgaACCTCAAATAAACTGTTAGTGTACTACTAATAAGCTATTCCATACAATTCAAATACCTAAACttctatttcaaatataaacatctttcttttatctttagACTAAAAAccacatcaaaataaaacaaaaccaaaaactggGTAACTACTCTGTAATACTTCTACACAACTATTACTAATGACATCTAAAGTTATTGTactgaaaaaatagtaattcttATTTTAGCCTTATTTAGTTTACTTTGTGCACTTAGCTGAAATTTATGCATAACTTGTTTTATGATTAAACCTTCATTATGTAATTGGATTCTattcttatgatttttttcatactgtaaaaggagggagaaagtaTGTgcaacaaacagcagaaaaaaagaaaaatcaagaaagcaTAATACTAGACAAGGAAATCTAGGAAAAAATACCACCcctaaagcaaataaatgtattttatagttTCCTCTACATTTCTGAGattctcaaactttttttttttaataaaagtcatTTCCACAGTAGCATGTCTTTCAAAACCACCATGAACTAGTACTggttccttcttcttcccacaTCTTTGATTATATGTCCGGACGGTCTCCTGTCGTTCAGGGCATATTTATAAATTTCACAGTAGTTCTGTGACTATAAACTGTGAACTGTCTTGTCTGACTTTTCTGGTCTCAGACATTAAAATGAGTAACACCTGTGAGACTTCCCCCTAGATAACCTATTTCCAGGTGTGATCTGCCTTGCCAGGATTCGGTCAGGCCCAGCATTCTATCCAATGGCATATCCACTAGACACTAACCTACACATCTGCAGCGTAAAGATAGTGttgttttaattactgcttAGACAtcaaattatgaaataaagtaTTACATGGAAAACACCTTCtcacttttcattaaaagcattCAAACAAGGTATGTTTTCTCAGATCCACTGTCCAAggatctcttttctttaaaaaagcactAGATAGTGCAATTgcagatgttttgttttttaaactagtgtaagattattttttttaaccatgtcAAAGTAAATCAGCATATACATCCTACATTTGCTTCCAGAAAGTTAAAAATGGTGTTTCCAAAGAAAGCTGAATAATGCTACAGTGTTGCACGTGAAGGAACCTCTCTCCCCTGACCTCTCCATACAATTCCAATTcatttttaactatttattttgatcagttaaaaatattttaggagaAATCACATCTCCaaatctgttctgtttttaaggtTAATTAATGTAAGTGTCCCAAAAGTTTGGCAGTAAGGCTCTGAATAGAATATTTCCTCCTAAAATGCTATTAAAGAAGTCTATTACATGAACAACAGTATCTACCACGTTACTGACTAATACAACTTGAGTCCGTTTCATGAAAGAACTCATTTCAGAGCACACTGATAAAGACAAATGGCCTGAACTTTGAAGATCTTCTGAAGAAATCAat includes these proteins:
- the CLCN3 gene encoding H(+)/Cl(-) exchange transporter 3 isoform X3 → MESEQLFHRGYYRNSYNSITSASSDEELLDGAGVIMDFQTSEDDNLLDGDASVGTHYTMTNGGSINSSTHLLDLLDEPIPGVGTYDDFHTIDWVREKCKDRERHRRINSKKKESAWEMTKSLYDAWSGWLVVTLTGLASGALAGLIDIAADWMTDLKEGICLSALWFNHEQCCWGSNEATFEERDKCPLWKTWAELIIGQAEGPGSYIMNYIMYIFWALSFAFLAVSLVKVFAPYACGSGIPEIKTILSGFIIRGYLGKWTLMIKTITLVLAVASGLSLGKEGPLVHVACCCGNIFSYLFPKYSTNEAKKREVLSAASAAGVSVAFGAPIGGVLFSLEEVSYYFPLKTLWRSFFAALVAAFVLRSINPFGNSRLVLFYVEYHTPWYLFELLPFILLGVFGGLWGAFFIRANIAWCRRRKSTKFGKYPVLEVIIVAAITAVIAFPNPYTRLNTSELIKELFTDCGPLESSSLCDYRNDMNASKIVDDIPDRPAGTGVYSAIWQLCLALIFKIIMTVFTFGIKVPSGLFIPSMAIGAIAGRIVGIAVEQLAYYHHDWFIFKEWCEVGADCITPGLYAMVGAAACLGGVTRMTVSLVVIVFELTGGLEYIVPLMAAVMTSKWVGDAFGREGIYEAHIRLNGYPFLDAKEEFTHTTLAADVMRPRRSDPPLAVLTQDNMTVEDIENLINETSYNGFPVIMSKESQRLVGFALRRDLTIAIESARKKQEGIVGSSRVCFAQHTPSLPAESPRPLKLRSILDMSPFTVTDHTPMEIVVDIFRKLGLRQCLVTHNGRLLGIITKKDILRHMAQTANQDPASIMFN
- the CLCN3 gene encoding H(+)/Cl(-) exchange transporter 3 isoform X4; translation: MDVSSDPYLPYDGGGGDGIPLRELHKRGTHYTMTNGGSINSSTHLLDLLDEPIPGVGTYDDFHTIDWVREKCKDRERHRRINSKKKESAWEMTKSLYDAWSGWLVVTLTGLASGALAGLIDIAADWMTDLKEGICLSALWFNHEQCCWGSNEATFEERDKCPLWKTWAELIIGQAEGPGSYIMNYIMYIFWALSFAFLAVSLVKVFAPYACGSGIPEIKTILSGFIIRGYLGKWTLMIKTITLVLAVASGLSLGKEGPLVHVACCCGNIFSYLFPKYSTNEAKKREVLSAASAAGVSVAFGAPIGGVLFSLEEVSYYFPLKTLWRSFFAALVAAFVLRSINPFGNSRLVLFYVEYHTPWYLFELLPFILLGVFGGLWGAFFIRANIAWCRRRKSTKFGKYPVLEVIIVAAITAVIAFPNPYTRLNTSELIKELFTDCGPLESSSLCDYRNDMNASKIVDDIPDRPAGTGVYSAIWQLCLALIFKIIMTVFTFGIKVPSGLFIPSMAIGAIAGRIVGIAVEQLAYYHHDWFIFKEWCEVGADCITPGLYAMVGAAACLGGVTRMTVSLVVIVFELTGGLEYIVPLMAAVMTSKWVGDAFGREGIYEAHIRLNGYPFLDAKEEFTHTTLAADVMRPRRSDPPLAVLTQDNMTVEDIENLINETSYNGFPVIMSKESQRLVGFALRRDLTIAIESARKKQEGIVGSSRVCFAQHTPSLPAESPRPLKLRSILDMSPFTVTDHTPMEIVVDIFRKLGLRQCLVTHNGRLLGIITKKDILRHMAQTANQDPASIMFN